A window of the Verminephrobacter eiseniae EF01-2 genome harbors these coding sequences:
- a CDS encoding bifunctional salicylyl-CoA 5-hydroxylase/oxidoreductase, translated as MNIVCIGGGPAGLYFGLLMKQQDPSHRVTVVERNKPYDTFGWGVVFSDATMDNMRRHDRPTADAIEQAFNHWDDIALEFKGQHMRCGGHGFVGIGRKRLLNILQARCEELGVQLVFETEANSDTDYPDADLIIASDGIHSSLRAKYRQQFQPDIVLRPNRYLWLGTHKRYSAFTFVFEKTAHGWFQAHIYQFDADTSTFIVECPESVWLAHGLDQADQAQSVAFCEQLFARHLQGATLMTNARHLRGSAWLNFQRVVCGQWWLQNECGSHLVLMGDAVHTAHFAIGSGTKLAIEDAIELASQFQQQRQHPEPISELLTRYQQARRIETLRLQNAAWNAMEWFEACGQRYCDQLEGPQFMYSMLTRSQRISHENLRLRDPHWLAGYERWFAGRAGAAQPGHCAPLPSPQQSPAPPLPLPPPPMFTPCTVRGLTLKNRIVVSPMAQYSAHDGLVSDYHLVHLGARAMGGAGLVFAEMTCVSASGRITPGCPGLYHSAHTAAFKRIADWIHHHTDARFAIQLGHAGAKASTRCAWDGIDLPLEQGNWPLIAASPLQYLQGISQTARAMTRADMDEVLAQFVAATEAAAETGADWLELHCAHGYLLSGFISPLTNWRSDDYGGTLANRLRYPLQVFAAMRAVWPGERPMSVRISAHDWVEGGTTPDDAVQIAKAFKAAGADMIDCSAGQVSKKEQPVYGRMFQTPFADRIRQEAGIATIAVGAISEADHANSILAAGRADLCAIARPHLANPAWTLTEAARIGYTPIDWPRQYRSAKAQIEARFAREHAAAGIKPA; from the coding sequence TTGAACATCGTATGCATCGGCGGCGGCCCTGCCGGCCTGTACTTCGGTCTGCTGATGAAGCAGCAAGACCCCTCCCACCGCGTGACCGTGGTCGAGCGCAACAAGCCCTATGACACCTTCGGCTGGGGCGTGGTGTTCTCCGACGCGACCATGGACAACATGCGGCGCCACGATCGGCCCACGGCCGACGCGATCGAGCAAGCCTTCAACCACTGGGACGACATTGCGCTGGAGTTCAAGGGCCAGCACATGCGCTGCGGCGGCCACGGCTTCGTCGGCATAGGGCGCAAGAGGCTGCTCAACATCCTGCAAGCGCGCTGCGAGGAACTGGGCGTGCAACTGGTGTTCGAGACCGAGGCCAACTCCGACACCGACTACCCCGACGCCGATCTGATCATCGCCAGCGACGGCATCCATTCATCGCTGCGCGCCAAGTACCGCCAGCAGTTCCAGCCCGACATCGTGCTGCGCCCGAACCGCTACCTGTGGCTGGGCACGCACAAGCGCTACTCGGCCTTCACCTTCGTGTTCGAGAAAACCGCGCATGGCTGGTTTCAGGCCCACATCTACCAGTTCGACGCAGACACCAGCACCTTCATCGTCGAATGCCCCGAATCGGTGTGGCTGGCCCATGGGCTGGACCAGGCCGACCAGGCGCAATCGGTCGCCTTTTGCGAGCAACTGTTCGCGCGCCACCTGCAAGGCGCCACGCTGATGACCAACGCGCGCCACCTGCGCGGCTCGGCCTGGCTGAACTTCCAGCGCGTGGTCTGCGGGCAATGGTGGCTGCAAAACGAATGCGGCAGCCATCTGGTGCTGATGGGCGACGCGGTGCACACCGCGCATTTCGCGATCGGCTCGGGCACCAAGCTGGCCATCGAAGACGCCATCGAACTGGCCAGCCAGTTCCAGCAGCAGCGCCAGCACCCGGAGCCGATCAGCGAACTGCTCACCCGCTACCAGCAGGCGCGCCGCATCGAAACGCTGCGCCTGCAAAACGCGGCCTGGAACGCGATGGAGTGGTTCGAAGCCTGCGGCCAGCGCTACTGCGACCAGCTCGAGGGCCCGCAGTTCATGTACTCCATGCTCACGCGCAGCCAGCGCATCAGCCACGAAAACCTGCGCCTGCGCGACCCGCACTGGCTGGCCGGCTACGAGCGCTGGTTCGCCGGGCGCGCCGGCGCAGCGCAGCCCGGGCACTGCGCGCCGCTGCCGTCACCGCAGCAATCACCGGCGCCGCCGCTGCCGCTGCCACCGCCGCCGATGTTCACGCCCTGCACCGTGCGCGGCCTGACGCTCAAGAACCGCATCGTGGTCTCGCCGATGGCGCAGTACAGCGCGCACGACGGCCTGGTCAGCGACTACCACCTGGTGCACCTGGGCGCGCGCGCAATGGGCGGCGCCGGCCTGGTGTTCGCCGAGATGACCTGCGTCAGCGCCAGCGGCCGCATCACCCCCGGCTGCCCGGGCCTGTACCACAGCGCGCACACGGCGGCCTTCAAGCGCATTGCCGACTGGATTCACCACCACACCGACGCCCGCTTCGCAATACAACTGGGCCACGCCGGCGCCAAAGCCTCCACCCGGTGCGCCTGGGACGGCATCGACCTGCCGCTGGAGCAAGGCAACTGGCCCCTCATCGCCGCCTCGCCGCTGCAATACCTGCAAGGCATCAGCCAGACGGCGCGCGCGATGACACGCGCCGACATGGACGAAGTCCTGGCGCAGTTCGTCGCCGCCACCGAGGCCGCCGCCGAAACCGGCGCCGACTGGCTGGAACTGCACTGCGCGCATGGCTACCTGCTCTCGGGCTTCATCTCGCCGCTGACCAACTGGCGCAGCGACGACTACGGCGGCACGCTGGCCAACCGCCTGCGCTACCCGCTGCAAGTGTTCGCCGCGATGCGCGCCGTCTGGCCGGGCGAGCGCCCGATGTCGGTGCGCATCTCGGCCCACGACTGGGTCGAAGGCGGCACCACGCCCGACGACGCCGTGCAAATCGCCAAAGCCTTCAAAGCCGCCGGCGCCGACATGATCGACTGCTCCGCAGGCCAGGTCAGCAAAAAAGAGCAGCCGGTCTATGGCCGCATGTTCCAGACACCGTTTGCCGACCGCATCCGGCAAGAAGCCGGCATCGCCACCATCGCCGTCGGCGCGATCAGCGAAGCCGACCACGCCAACAGCATCCTGGCCGCAGGCCGCGCCGACCTGTGCGCCATCGCGCGCCCGCATCTGGCCAACCCGGCCTGGACCTTGACCGAAGCCGCCAGAATCGGCTACACGCCGATCGACTGGCCCCGGCAATACCGCTCGGCCAAGGCCCAGATCGAAGCCCGGTTCGCCCGCGAGCATGCCGCCGCCGGCATAAAGCCAGCATGA
- a CDS encoding phosphotransferase codes for MTRPAAPPAAPCSAPPATSAAPASALPRPFALFLRAAGLLGAGETPAAQALRGGISSDIWHVSTRAGQIVIKQPLAELAVGNWHAPLERSRYEAQWLRTVDALQPGVCPKVLACDPAQHLIAMEYLDPAQHPVWKAQLLAGQVDVRLAALVGERLGRIHARSAARPELAADFDTEPLFIALRIHPYLETIAQRHPDLAPAVRQLAHTTLGQRRALVHGDVSPKNILAGPEGPIFLDAECAWWGDPAFDLAFCLNHLALKRLLLPGQRGPLVAAFAALLHAYRQQIDWEPPSALLDRAGRLLPALMLARVDGRSPVEYLAPAQRAVVRDFARARVRAGLTDPPPCDPLALLAAWKEHLP; via the coding sequence ATGACCCGCCCCGCCGCCCCACCCGCCGCCCCATGCAGCGCCCCGCCCGCGACATCCGCCGCCCCGGCCAGCGCCCTGCCCCGCCCCTTCGCCCTGTTTTTGCGCGCCGCCGGACTGCTCGGCGCCGGCGAAACCCCGGCCGCCCAGGCGCTGCGCGGCGGCATCTCCTCGGACATCTGGCACGTCAGCACCCGCGCCGGGCAGATCGTCATCAAGCAACCGCTGGCCGAACTGGCGGTCGGCAACTGGCACGCCCCGCTCGAACGCAGCCGCTACGAAGCGCAGTGGCTGCGCACCGTCGATGCGCTGCAACCCGGGGTTTGCCCGAAAGTGCTCGCCTGCGACCCCGCGCAGCACCTGATCGCCATGGAATACCTCGACCCCGCGCAGCACCCGGTCTGGAAGGCGCAACTGCTCGCCGGCCAGGTCGATGTCCGGCTCGCGGCCCTGGTCGGCGAACGCCTGGGCCGCATCCATGCGCGCAGCGCCGCCCGGCCCGAACTCGCGGCAGACTTCGACACCGAACCGCTGTTCATCGCGCTGCGCATCCACCCCTACCTGGAGACCATTGCCCAGCGCCACCCCGACCTGGCCCCGGCCGTCAGGCAACTGGCGCACACCACGCTGGGCCAGCGCCGGGCGCTGGTGCACGGCGATGTCAGCCCGAAAAACATCCTGGCCGGGCCCGAGGGGCCGATCTTCCTCGACGCCGAATGCGCCTGGTGGGGCGACCCGGCGTTCGACCTGGCGTTCTGCCTGAACCACCTGGCGCTCAAACGACTGCTGCTGCCCGGCCAGCGCGGGCCGCTCGTGGCGGCCTTTGCCGCGCTGCTGCACGCCTACCGGCAACAGATCGACTGGGAGCCGCCATCGGCGCTGCTCGATCGCGCCGGGCGGCTGCTGCCCGCGCTGATGCTCGCCCGCGTCGATGGCCGCTCGCCGGTCGAATACCTGGCCCCGGCGCAACGGGCCGTGGTGCGAGA
- a CDS encoding ZIP family metal transporter, with protein MNQTPSAFVLIAIALATLATGIGSVWLAALLMRLGLGGRNGSVGPQHLLSLAAGVLLATAFMHLLPEAFEGRAEAHDLFATLLVGLVFFFLLDKAELWHHGHEHGHAVRGTDGHGHAGSDAHAHAHGHAGRDTGGPGPNEHAHRHDGPRTGGWAVLTGDGVHCFGDGILIASAFMADIRLGVLAAVSVLVHEVPHHMGDLVVLCQTNPSQRIALLKVSLAGAVTVLGGVAGYFLVGQLQDFLPYFLVLASSSFVYVALADLIPQLQKRLTARATLVQIVWLLVGMALVTLVRALADRH; from the coding sequence ATGAACCAAACACCTTCAGCCTTCGTCTTGATCGCCATCGCGCTGGCCACCCTGGCCACCGGCATTGGCAGCGTGTGGCTGGCCGCATTGCTGATGCGGCTGGGCCTGGGCGGGCGCAACGGCAGCGTCGGGCCGCAGCATCTGCTGAGCCTGGCGGCAGGCGTCTTGCTGGCCACCGCTTTCATGCACCTGCTGCCCGAGGCTTTCGAGGGCCGGGCCGAGGCGCATGATCTGTTTGCCACGCTGCTGGTGGGCCTGGTGTTTTTCTTTCTGCTCGACAAGGCCGAGCTTTGGCACCATGGGCACGAGCATGGCCACGCCGTGCGTGGTACGGACGGGCACGGCCATGCCGGGTCTGATGCGCATGCGCATGCGCATGGCCATGCCGGGCGTGACACGGGCGGGCCTGGCCCGAATGAGCACGCGCACCGGCACGATGGCCCGCGCACGGGCGGCTGGGCGGTGCTCACCGGGGACGGCGTGCATTGCTTTGGCGATGGCATCCTGATTGCATCGGCCTTCATGGCCGACATCCGCCTGGGCGTGCTGGCGGCGGTATCGGTGCTGGTGCACGAGGTGCCGCACCATATGGGCGACCTGGTGGTGCTGTGCCAGACCAACCCCAGCCAGCGCATCGCGCTGCTCAAAGTGTCGCTGGCCGGCGCCGTGACGGTGCTCGGCGGCGTGGCGGGCTATTTCCTGGTCGGGCAGTTGCAGGACTTTCTGCCGTATTTCCTGGTGCTGGCGTCGAGCAGCTTTGTCTATGTGGCGCTGGCCGATCTGATTCCCCAACTGCAAAAGCGCCTGACGGCCCGGGCGACGCTGGTCCAGATCGTCTGGCTGCTCGTCGGCATGGCGCTGGTCACGCTGGTGCGCGCGCTGGCCGACAGGCATTGA
- a CDS encoding branched-chain amino acid ABC transporter ATP-binding protein/permease → MARPIGAAVAAALALMAALPALVGSFTIALLNDIGIGALVALGLVLLTGIGGATSFGQAAFVGIAAYASAWLSTAQGLSPWLGLVFALLLTGLSALAIGMLTLRLGGHFLPLSTIAWGLSIALLFGNVEQLGRHTGLSNIPPLHLGGWSLARPQAMYYLIWTLLALALLFCHHLLHSRPGRAIRSLRGGATLLASVGADAYRVRLTLFVTAASFAGLAGWLYAHMNRFVSPSPFDIHASIEYLLMAVAGGLGQLSGALAGAALVLVLKNGLQDLLPMFTQRAGQLQAIAFAAGFIALLHFARGGLMGLATARWRRRARPAAGKHRRAGSPGGAAGAPLAPVTPLARRPLPARGSPLLSVQGAVKRFGGLVAVDDVSFAVDAGEIVGLIGPNGAGKTTMFNLLTCTLALSAGQLRFQGRDIAGMRQSEVARLGLARTFQHVKLRPQMSLLDNVALGAHARTRAGVLRAGLRLDRAEERQIMQEAQRQLDRIGLGERAQEWAGSLPLGTQRILEIARALAADPVLLVLDEPAAGLRRQEKLALAGLLRKLRGEGLTILLVEHDMDFVMHLVDRLVVMNFGAKLIEGTPAAVRADARVQAAYLGSME, encoded by the coding sequence ATGGCGCGACCGATCGGCGCTGCCGTGGCCGCCGCGCTGGCCCTGATGGCCGCGCTGCCGGCGCTGGTCGGCAGCTTCACCATCGCGCTGCTCAACGACATCGGCATCGGCGCGCTGGTCGCCCTGGGGTTGGTGCTGCTCACCGGCATCGGCGGCGCCACCTCGTTCGGCCAAGCCGCCTTTGTCGGCATCGCCGCTTATGCCAGCGCCTGGCTGAGCACCGCGCAGGGCCTGTCGCCATGGCTCGGCCTGGTGTTCGCGCTGCTGCTCACCGGCCTGTCGGCGCTGGCCATCGGCATGTTGACGCTGCGCCTGGGCGGGCATTTCCTGCCGCTGTCGACCATCGCCTGGGGGCTGTCGATCGCGCTGCTGTTCGGCAACGTCGAGCAACTCGGGCGCCACACCGGGCTGTCGAACATCCCGCCGCTGCATCTCGGGGGCTGGTCGCTGGCCCGGCCGCAGGCCATGTACTACCTGATCTGGACGCTGCTGGCGCTGGCGCTGCTGTTTTGCCACCACCTGCTGCACTCGCGCCCGGGGCGCGCCATCCGCAGCCTGCGCGGCGGCGCCACGCTGCTGGCCAGCGTCGGCGCCGATGCCTACCGCGTGCGGCTGACACTGTTCGTCACCGCCGCCTCGTTCGCCGGCCTGGCCGGCTGGCTGTACGCGCACATGAACCGTTTCGTCAGCCCCTCGCCGTTCGACATCCACGCCAGCATCGAATACCTGCTGATGGCCGTGGCCGGCGGCCTGGGCCAGTTGAGCGGCGCGCTGGCCGGCGCAGCCCTGGTGCTGGTGCTGAAAAACGGCTTGCAAGACCTGCTGCCGATGTTCACGCAGCGCGCCGGCCAACTCCAGGCCATCGCCTTCGCGGCAGGGTTCATCGCGCTGCTGCACTTTGCGCGCGGCGGCCTGATGGGCCTGGCCACGGCCCGGTGGCGCCGCCGGGCGCGGCCCGCCGCCGGGAAACATCGGCGCGCCGGCAGCCCCGGTGGCGCCGCTGGTGCGCCGCTGGCGCCAGTGACGCCGCTGGCGCGCCGGCCGCTGCCGGCACGCGGCAGCCCATTGCTGTCGGTGCAGGGCGCGGTCAAGCGCTTTGGCGGGCTGGTGGCGGTCGACGACGTGAGCTTTGCCGTCGATGCCGGCGAGATCGTCGGCCTGATCGGCCCCAACGGCGCCGGCAAAACGACGATGTTCAACCTGCTGACCTGCACGCTGGCGCTGAGCGCCGGGCAGTTGCGCTTCCAGGGCCGCGACATCGCCGGAATGCGCCAGAGCGAAGTGGCGCGCCTGGGGCTGGCGCGCACATTCCAGCATGTCAAACTGCGCCCGCAGATGAGCCTGCTGGACAACGTGGCGCTGGGCGCGCATGCGCGCACCCGCGCCGGCGTGCTGCGCGCCGGCCTGCGGCTCGATCGCGCAGAAGAGCGCCAGATCATGCAAGAGGCGCAGCGCCAGCTCGACCGCATCGGCCTGGGCGAGCGCGCGCAGGAGTGGGCCGGCAGCCTGCCGCTGGGCACCCAGCGCATTCTGGAGATCGCCCGCGCACTGGCCGCCGACCCGGTGCTGCTGGTGCTCGACGAGCCGGCTGCCGGGCTGCGCCGCCAAGAGAAACTGGCCCTGGCCGGGCTGCTGCGCAAGCTGCGCGGCGAGGGCCTGACCATCCTGCTCGTCGAGCATGATATGGACTTCGTGATGCACTTGGTCGACCGCCTGGTGGTGATGAACTTCGGCGCCAAACTGATCGAGGGCACGCCCGCCGCCGTGCGCGCCGATGCGCGAGTGCAGGCGGCTTACCTGGGGAGCATGGAATGA
- a CDS encoding ABC transporter ATP-binding protein codes for MTVMLEIADLHVAYGQVEAVRGVTLSLHSGQIVSVIGPNGAGKTTLLAAAMGLLPARGVLRLDGQDLHALDVQTRVERGLCLVPEQRELFGALSVLDNLQLGAYVRRLRPEALRRRLQSVYERFPRLAERRAQRADTLSGGERQMLALGRALMSAPRLLMLDEPSLGLAPLIVREILAIVRQLRADGVSILLVEQNARAALESSDHGYVLETGEIALAGPSRALAQDPRVQATYLGASADDARQPAGAAQPQ; via the coding sequence ATGACTGTGATGCTGGAAATCGCCGACCTGCATGTCGCCTACGGCCAGGTCGAGGCCGTGCGCGGCGTCACGCTGTCGCTGCACAGCGGCCAGATCGTCTCGGTGATCGGCCCGAACGGGGCCGGCAAGACCACCTTGCTGGCCGCCGCGATGGGGCTACTGCCGGCGCGCGGCGTGCTGCGGCTCGACGGCCAGGACCTGCACGCGCTCGACGTGCAAACGCGCGTCGAGCGCGGCCTGTGCCTGGTGCCCGAGCAGCGCGAACTGTTCGGCGCGCTGAGCGTGCTGGACAACCTGCAACTGGGCGCCTATGTGCGCCGCCTGCGCCCCGAAGCCCTGCGCCGCCGCCTGCAATCGGTGTATGAGCGCTTTCCGCGCCTGGCCGAGCGCCGGGCGCAGCGCGCCGACACGCTCTCGGGCGGCGAGCGGCAAATGCTCGCGCTGGGCCGGGCGCTGATGTCCGCGCCGCGCCTGCTGATGCTCGACGAGCCCAGCCTGGGCCTGGCGCCGCTGATCGTGCGCGAGATACTGGCCATCGTGCGCCAGTTGCGCGCCGACGGCGTATCGATCCTGCTGGTCGAGCAAAACGCGCGCGCCGCGCTGGAAAGCTCCGACCACGGCTACGTGCTGGAGACCGGCGAAATCGCGCTGGCCGGCCCCTCCCGGGCGCTGGCCCAAGACCCGCGCGTGCAGGCCACCTACCTGGGCGCCAGCGCCGACGATGCGCGCCAGCCGGCCGGCGCCGCGCAGCCGCAGTGA
- a CDS encoding MarR family winged helix-turn-helix transcriptional regulator, with the protein MTQPPPEAHLFVNDYLPALLAQASWLISSEFHGVARAHGFSVSEWRVLASLAGGVPISIGRLAQLSVTKQPTVTRLLDRMQAKNHVERLPHDSDRRITLVRITPTGIQAVQQLIDLAREHERRVLAPFGLARAGELKSTLRQMIAQHARAEAQPQAPDDAR; encoded by the coding sequence ATGACACAGCCCCCGCCCGAAGCGCATCTTTTCGTCAACGACTACCTGCCGGCGCTGCTGGCGCAGGCCAGTTGGCTGATTTCCTCGGAGTTCCATGGGGTGGCTCGGGCGCATGGCTTTTCCGTCTCCGAATGGCGCGTGCTGGCCTCGCTGGCCGGCGGTGTGCCGATCAGCATCGGCCGGCTGGCGCAACTGTCGGTGACCAAGCAGCCGACGGTCACCCGCCTGCTCGACCGGATGCAGGCCAAGAACCATGTCGAGCGCCTGCCCCACGACAGTGACCGCCGCATCACGCTGGTGCGCATCACGCCCACCGGCATACAGGCCGTGCAGCAGTTGATCGACCTGGCGCGCGAGCACGAGCGGCGCGTGCTCGCGCCCTTCGGCCTGGCGCGTGCCGGGGAATTGAAGAGCACGCTGCGGCAGATGATTGCGCAACATGCGCGCGCCGAGGCGCAGCCGCAAGCGCCAGACGACGCGCGCTGA
- a CDS encoding branched-chain amino acid ABC transporter permease, which yields MTWDVALILLTDGLANGAVYLLAGLGLVLVFSVTRVVFVPFGDIAAFAALTLAAFETGRLPPTIGLVAVLALLATLTESASLLRRGQWRSIPGAALAWGLLPLLPCALAWLAAGPGTPAWLHVALAVLLVLPIAPLLARVVFQPIADASVLVLLIVSLALHFLLSNLGLLFFGPEGSRTRALVDGALTLGAGFTVGGQVLLMLAAAGVLSGLFFLVFERTVAGKALRATAVNRVGARLVGIRPARTARLAYGCASLLAGLIGVLIAPVTTMYYDSGFIIGLKAFVAAIIGGLVSYPMTALGALAVGVLESFASFWSGALKDVIVFSLLIPVLMLRSWMSVHSEEDPEELEP from the coding sequence ATGACCTGGGATGTCGCGCTGATCCTGCTCACCGATGGCCTGGCCAACGGTGCGGTTTATTTGCTCGCCGGACTCGGCCTGGTGCTGGTCTTTTCCGTCACGCGGGTGGTGTTCGTGCCCTTTGGCGACATTGCCGCCTTTGCCGCACTCACGCTGGCGGCCTTCGAAACCGGCCGCCTGCCGCCGACCATCGGCCTGGTGGCGGTGCTGGCGCTGCTGGCCACGCTCACCGAAAGCGCCAGCCTGCTGCGGCGCGGCCAGTGGCGCAGCATCCCCGGGGCGGCCCTGGCCTGGGGCCTGCTGCCGCTGCTGCCCTGTGCGCTGGCCTGGCTGGCCGCCGGCCCCGGCACCCCCGCCTGGCTGCATGTCGCGCTGGCCGTGCTGCTGGTGCTGCCGATCGCGCCGCTGCTGGCGCGCGTGGTGTTCCAGCCGATCGCCGATGCGTCGGTGCTGGTGCTGCTGATCGTCTCGCTGGCGCTGCACTTTCTGCTGTCCAACCTGGGGCTGCTGTTCTTCGGGCCGGAAGGCTCGCGCACCAGGGCGCTGGTCGATGGCGCGCTGACGCTCGGCGCCGGCTTTACCGTCGGCGGCCAGGTGCTGCTGATGCTGGCCGCCGCCGGCGTGCTCAGCGGCCTGTTCTTTCTGGTGTTCGAGCGCACCGTGGCCGGCAAGGCGCTGCGCGCCACCGCCGTCAACCGGGTCGGCGCGCGGCTGGTCGGCATCCGCCCGGCGCGCACCGCCCGGCTGGCCTACGGCTGCGCCTCGCTGCTGGCCGGGCTGATCGGCGTGCTGATCGCGCCGGTGACCACCATGTACTACGACTCGGGCTTCATCATCGGCCTGAAGGCTTTCGTCGCGGCCATCATCGGCGGCCTGGTGAGCTACCCGATGACGGCACTGGGCGCGCTGGCGGTCGGCGTGCTCGAGAGCTTCGCCTCGTTCTGGAGCGGCGCGCTCAAGGACGTGATCGTGTTCAGCCTGCTGATCCCGGTGCTGATGCTGCGCTCCTGGATGAGCGTGCACTCCGAAGAAGACCCCGAGGAACTGGAGCCATGA
- a CDS encoding SDR family oxidoreductase yields MPHPPPAPTAAVVTGASTGIGYAICADLLAQGHEVVSLALEHCPIAHPKLHSIQVDLTDRAATAQVMQTLAQRFALTTVVHNAGAIRPAPLPEVRLEDLNALAALHLGCAVQIVQAALPAMRARRFGRVVLLSSRAALGWAGRSSYSATKAGMSGMARTWALELAPEGITVNVVAPGPVRTDMYRAVVPAGSAQERALIASIPVQRLGEAADVARAVRFFTDAGSGFVTGQVLYVCGGTSVGGLLL; encoded by the coding sequence ATGCCCCACCCGCCCCCCGCCCCAACGGCAGCCGTCGTCACCGGCGCCAGCACCGGCATTGGCTACGCCATCTGCGCAGACCTGCTGGCGCAGGGCCATGAAGTGGTGTCGCTGGCGCTCGAGCACTGCCCGATCGCGCACCCGAAGCTGCACAGCATCCAGGTCGATCTGACCGACCGCGCCGCCACCGCGCAGGTCATGCAGACGCTGGCGCAGCGCTTTGCGCTGACGACCGTGGTGCACAACGCCGGCGCCATCCGCCCCGCGCCGCTGCCCGAGGTGCGGCTCGAAGACCTGAATGCGCTGGCCGCGCTGCACCTGGGCTGCGCGGTGCAGATCGTGCAGGCAGCGCTGCCGGCCATGCGCGCCCGGCGCTTCGGCCGCGTGGTGCTGCTGTCCTCGCGCGCCGCGCTGGGCTGGGCCGGGCGCAGCAGTTACTCGGCCACCAAGGCCGGCATGTCGGGCATGGCGCGCACCTGGGCGCTGGAACTCGCGCCCGAGGGCATCACCGTCAACGTGGTCGCGCCAGGGCCGGTGCGCACCGACATGTACCGCGCCGTGGTGCCGGCCGGCAGCGCGCAAGAGCGCGCGCTGATCGCCTCGATACCGGTGCAGCGCCTGGGCGAGGCAGCCGATGTGGCGCGGGCCGTGCGGTTTTTCACCGACGCCGGCAGCGGCTTCGTCACCGGCCAGGTGCTGTATGTCTGCGGCGGCACCAGCGTCGGCGGCCTGCTGCTGTAA